Proteins encoded by one window of Maridesulfovibrio bastinii DSM 16055:
- a CDS encoding chaperone modulator CbpM, with the protein MYLKENDKESLPIRSTRLAFTQILDMTGIKGNTLLELIEYEWISPVKTGDGDFLFGSKDLYRLKKLARLCRDLEISAAGGSIIVDLLERIEQLEVRLSEMRRLI; encoded by the coding sequence ATGTACTTGAAAGAAAACGATAAAGAGTCTCTACCAATACGTTCTACAAGGCTGGCGTTCACCCAGATACTGGATATGACCGGTATTAAAGGAAACACCCTGCTGGAACTGATAGAGTATGAATGGATATCCCCTGTTAAGACCGGGGATGGAGATTTTCTCTTTGGTTCAAAAGACCTTTACCGGCTGAAAAAGCTGGCAAGACTGTGTCGTGATCTTGAAATTTCAGCTGCCGGAGGCTCTATTATTGTAGATCTTCTGGAACGCATAGAGCAGCTGGAAGTGCGGCTTAGCGAAATGCGCAGACTTATTTAG
- the dnaK gene encoding molecular chaperone DnaK translates to MSKIIGIDLGTTNSCVYVMEGKDPKCVSNPEGGRTTPSVVGFTDKERLVGEIAKRQAVTNPEKTIFAIKRLMGRKVDSPEVKKWEEHCPYNVVDGKGGDAWVEIEGKKYSPSEVSAIILQKLKKDAETYLGEDVTEAVITVPAYFNDSQRQATKDAGRIAGLEVKRIINEPTAASLAYGFDKKANEKIAVFDLGGGTFDISILEVGDNVVEVRATNGDTFLGGEDFDNRVIQYLVDEFKRENSIDLSKDRMALQRLKEAGEKAKKELSSSMETEVNLPFITADQNGPKHLMVKLSRAKLEKLVSDLVDRTKEPCQKALKDAGLSASDIDEVILVGGMTRMPLVQQKVQELFGKEPNRSVNPDEVVAMGAAIQGGILAGDVKDVLLLDVTPLSLGIETMGGVFTQLIERNTTIPTRKSQVFTTAADNQPSVSIHVMQGERPMAQDNMTLGRFELTGLPPAPRGVPQIEVTFDIDANGIVNVSAKDTGTGKEQSIRITASSGLSEEEIEKMVKDAESNAEEDKKKQALIEARNQADSLIYTTEKSLGEVGENVDAALKSDIEAKIEDLKKVLESEDPEAIKTATDSLAQASHKLAEQLYANNGQNAGAQGAGPEAGEAGASNAQNGDDDVVDADFTEVKN, encoded by the coding sequence ATGAGTAAAATTATAGGAATTGACCTCGGAACTACCAACTCCTGCGTCTATGTTATGGAAGGTAAGGATCCGAAATGTGTCAGCAACCCGGAAGGTGGTCGTACAACTCCATCCGTTGTCGGTTTCACAGATAAAGAACGCCTTGTCGGTGAAATAGCAAAGCGTCAGGCTGTAACAAACCCTGAAAAAACAATTTTCGCAATCAAGCGTCTGATGGGCCGCAAAGTTGATTCTCCCGAAGTTAAGAAATGGGAAGAACACTGCCCCTACAATGTGGTAGACGGAAAAGGCGGAGATGCCTGGGTTGAAATTGAAGGTAAGAAATACAGCCCTTCAGAAGTTTCCGCTATTATCCTGCAGAAACTTAAAAAAGATGCTGAAACCTACCTTGGAGAAGATGTTACAGAAGCTGTTATTACAGTTCCTGCATACTTCAACGACTCCCAGCGTCAGGCCACAAAAGATGCCGGACGTATTGCCGGACTCGAAGTAAAACGTATCATCAACGAGCCTACAGCCGCTTCACTTGCTTACGGTTTTGACAAAAAAGCAAATGAAAAAATCGCTGTATTCGACCTCGGTGGCGGTACTTTCGATATCTCTATCCTTGAAGTAGGCGACAATGTTGTTGAAGTTCGTGCAACCAACGGAGACACCTTCCTTGGTGGTGAAGATTTCGACAACCGCGTAATTCAGTATCTTGTTGATGAGTTCAAGCGTGAAAACAGCATTGACCTCTCCAAGGACCGCATGGCCCTTCAGAGACTGAAAGAAGCAGGCGAAAAGGCTAAAAAAGAACTTTCAAGTTCAATGGAAACAGAAGTCAACCTGCCCTTCATCACAGCAGACCAGAACGGCCCCAAACACCTTATGGTTAAACTGAGCCGTGCTAAACTTGAAAAACTGGTTTCAGACCTTGTTGACCGTACCAAAGAGCCTTGTCAGAAAGCTCTTAAAGATGCAGGCCTCTCTGCTTCCGACATTGACGAAGTTATCCTCGTCGGTGGTATGACACGTATGCCTCTGGTACAGCAGAAAGTGCAGGAACTCTTCGGCAAAGAACCCAACCGTTCTGTAAACCCGGATGAAGTTGTTGCTATGGGTGCAGCCATTCAGGGTGGTATTCTGGCTGGTGATGTTAAAGACGTTCTCCTGCTTGATGTTACACCTCTGTCTCTCGGAATTGAAACAATGGGCGGTGTATTCACTCAGCTTATCGAGCGCAACACCACCATCCCGACCCGCAAGAGTCAGGTCTTTACAACTGCCGCAGACAACCAGCCGTCAGTTTCCATCCATGTTATGCAGGGTGAACGCCCCATGGCACAGGATAACATGACTCTCGGCCGTTTCGAACTCACAGGTCTTCCTCCGGCACCTCGCGGTGTACCGCAGATCGAAGTTACCTTTGATATCGATGCCAACGGAATTGTAAACGTTTCCGCTAAAGACACCGGAACCGGTAAGGAACAGTCAATCCGTATCACTGCTTCCAGTGGTTTGTCCGAAGAAGAAATTGAAAAAATGGTTAAGGATGCAGAATCCAACGCCGAAGAAGATAAAAAGAAACAGGCTCTTATTGAAGCAAGAAATCAGGCAGATTCACTGATCTACACCACAGAGAAATCTCTTGGTGAAGTTGGCGAAAATGTCGATGCAGCTCTTAAGAGTGATATTGAAGCAAAGATTGAAGACCTTAAAAAGGTCCTTGAATCAGAAGATCCTGAAGCTATTAAGACCGCAACAGACAGTCTGGCTCAGGCATCACATAAACTGGCAGAACAGCTTTATGCCAACAACGGTCAGAATGCCGGCGCCCAGGGCGCAGGTCCTGAAGCAGGAGAAGCTGGAGCTTCAAATGCACAGAATGGTGATGATGATGTTGTTGATGCAGACTTCACAGAAGTTAAAAACTAA
- a CDS encoding aminopeptidase yields MSQAISSDDLTNYAEILLWAVRHNRKTPLKNKDIIIIKYDSAAERLAEILYAQLIDAHLHPVLEAVLTTNMKAELYINSSYGQLTYEIPGKLQLYEEAKGVIRIHAPVDMGALSRVNPLTINENRKSSLKLDNLINKRKQAGALGWTECIFPTEDLAASSGLSFERYKELFIRACYLNMPYPAKEWIKISRQTSETAAELTSLDISRIHVESEYCDFTFSPGKNRKWLGTLGDNIPGCEVYISPDYRTMQGKYLADLPSINMDRTIYGIQLEFNQGVVVRAKAMGGEKFLLDQLRMDSGARRIGEFSLTDKRISRISHYMASTLLDENFGGEFGNCHIALGQSLLKSFSGPQETLTPELKDYLGFNSSGIHWDLVNTENKTVTATLADGRKKIIYEGGSFAF; encoded by the coding sequence ATGAGCCAAGCAATATCCTCAGATGATTTGACCAATTATGCCGAAATTCTTTTGTGGGCTGTGAGACATAACCGGAAAACTCCACTTAAAAATAAAGATATCATCATTATTAAATATGACAGTGCCGCTGAAAGACTGGCTGAAATATTATATGCCCAGCTTATTGACGCCCATCTGCACCCTGTGCTGGAGGCCGTACTGACGACCAATATGAAAGCTGAACTATACATAAATTCCAGCTATGGGCAGCTGACCTATGAAATCCCCGGAAAACTACAACTTTATGAAGAGGCTAAGGGTGTTATACGCATCCATGCGCCTGTTGATATGGGGGCCTTATCCAGAGTAAATCCGCTAACAATCAATGAAAACAGAAAATCATCACTTAAGCTGGACAACCTGATTAACAAACGTAAGCAGGCAGGAGCTCTGGGCTGGACTGAATGTATATTCCCCACAGAAGATCTGGCTGCAAGTTCCGGCTTGAGCTTTGAGCGTTATAAAGAACTCTTCATCAGGGCCTGTTACCTTAATATGCCCTATCCGGCAAAAGAATGGATTAAAATATCCAGACAGACCAGCGAAACTGCTGCAGAATTAACTTCACTTGATATCAGCAGAATCCATGTTGAATCAGAATACTGCGATTTCACATTCTCACCCGGGAAAAACAGAAAATGGCTCGGAACTCTCGGTGATAATATTCCCGGATGCGAAGTTTACATTTCCCCGGATTACAGGACTATGCAGGGAAAATATCTGGCAGATCTTCCTTCTATAAATATGGACAGGACCATTTACGGGATACAGCTGGAGTTCAATCAGGGTGTCGTTGTCAGAGCAAAAGCCATGGGCGGAGAAAAATTCCTCCTTGACCAGCTGCGGATGGATTCCGGAGCAAGACGCATTGGAGAATTTTCACTCACTGACAAGCGCATTTCACGGATATCCCATTATATGGCATCTACATTATTGGATGAAAATTTTGGTGGAGAATTTGGAAACTGTCACATTGCTTTAGGCCAATCACTACTAAAAAGTTTTTCTGGCCCGCAGGAGACTTTGACCCCGGAATTAAAAGATTATCTAGGCTTCAATTCATCCGGGATACACTGGGACCTTGTTAATACTGAGAATAAAACTGTTACTGCAACTCTTGCCGATGGCCGAAAAAAGATTATTTATGAGGGTGGAAGCTTTGCCTTTTAA
- a CDS encoding FeoA family protein: MSISLRSMRKDQQGKIVAVSASGQLGRRIRDMGLVPGTEFKVVGRAPLQDPVALRMKGFTLTLRNNEADFITVETED, encoded by the coding sequence ATGTCGATTTCATTAAGGTCTATGAGAAAGGATCAACAGGGTAAGATTGTTGCTGTTTCAGCAAGCGGTCAATTGGGGAGGCGTATCAGGGACATGGGTCTTGTTCCCGGTACAGAGTTTAAGGTTGTCGGGCGTGCTCCGCTTCAGGATCCTGTGGCCCTCAGAATGAAAGGTTTTACCCTTACTCTCAGAAACAACGAAGCAGATTTTATTACTGTTGAAACCGAGGATTGA
- the feoB gene encoding ferrous iron transport protein B — translation MSKELFVAVSGQPNCGKSTMFNALTGATARVGNYPGITVDRAEGYYRKNDDNIHLVDLPGTYSLTSYSMEEVVARNVIVDEKPDVVINMLDATSLERSLYLAIQFMEIGVPVVLGLNMMDEVKKKGIRINSQKLSELLGVPVVECIARKGVGKDKLMEEVKKVSEERKGLWKPVNISYGHDLDPVIEEMKELIVEHSFMTDRYDPHWLAVKYLEEDEIIIANGRELGSISSQLEDKVHEIAAHIKKTKDTYPEAVLADYRYGFINSILKQGVISREDNLRFDHSDKIDMVLTQKFLGPIIMLCVMFAMFYITFNLGAYPQGWVEDGFGWLSSTVSGLLPDGLLKSLIVSGVIDGVGAVMGFTPLILIMFAMLVFLEDLGYMARVAYMVDRVFRMFGLHGMSIMPMIMAGGLPGGCAVPGVMSCRTLRSPKERIATILTAPFMVCGAKTTAYILIIGAFFPENPTTAMFGLVVLSWALALIAARLLRWTALKGESTPFVMELPPYRIPTLHGVAVHTWDRVWQYIKKAGTVILAISIIMWALMTFPQLPAERVAQFDQQRQTIEQQSMDWTGTKDEINDKLSEALSEVDFAESQATLQNSYAGKISDAISPVTNLAGFPWQANISFIGAFAAKEVFVSTMSTAYSLGEEDPEEATPLQAKLAADPAWTPAVIWSVIVFMMVYVPCMVTVAVIIRETNWKWGMFSVFGSMGFGYILSVLIYQIGTALGY, via the coding sequence ATGAGCAAAGAACTTTTTGTAGCTGTTTCCGGACAGCCAAACTGCGGTAAGAGCACTATGTTCAATGCTCTTACCGGAGCCACCGCGAGAGTCGGAAACTACCCGGGGATAACTGTTGATAGGGCTGAAGGGTACTACCGCAAGAATGATGACAATATTCATCTTGTAGACCTGCCGGGCACTTATTCACTGACCTCTTATTCAATGGAAGAGGTTGTAGCAAGAAACGTCATTGTTGATGAAAAACCCGACGTTGTAATCAACATGCTTGATGCTACGTCACTTGAAAGAAGCCTTTATCTGGCAATTCAGTTCATGGAGATCGGAGTTCCTGTTGTTCTCGGCCTGAACATGATGGATGAAGTTAAGAAGAAAGGGATAAGAATTAATTCTCAAAAACTTTCAGAGCTTCTTGGTGTTCCGGTTGTCGAATGCATCGCCAGAAAGGGCGTTGGCAAAGACAAACTTATGGAAGAAGTCAAAAAGGTTTCCGAAGAGCGCAAGGGACTTTGGAAGCCGGTGAATATTTCTTATGGTCATGATCTTGACCCGGTAATTGAAGAAATGAAGGAGCTGATAGTTGAGCACTCCTTTATGACTGACAGGTATGATCCGCATTGGCTTGCTGTAAAATATCTTGAAGAAGATGAAATTATTATAGCAAACGGTCGAGAATTAGGATCAATCTCAAGTCAGCTTGAAGATAAAGTTCATGAAATAGCAGCACACATCAAAAAAACCAAAGATACATATCCTGAAGCCGTGCTTGCTGACTACAGATACGGTTTTATTAATTCTATTTTAAAACAGGGTGTTATAAGCCGTGAAGATAATCTTCGCTTTGATCATTCTGATAAAATAGATATGGTCCTTACACAAAAATTTCTTGGTCCGATCATAATGCTCTGCGTTATGTTCGCAATGTTCTATATTACCTTTAATCTTGGTGCTTATCCACAGGGATGGGTTGAAGACGGATTCGGATGGCTGTCTTCAACTGTAAGCGGACTTTTGCCCGATGGTTTGCTGAAATCACTGATAGTCTCCGGAGTCATTGATGGTGTCGGTGCAGTTATGGGCTTTACACCGTTGATTCTGATTATGTTCGCCATGCTGGTCTTTCTTGAAGACCTTGGATACATGGCCCGAGTTGCTTATATGGTTGACCGTGTTTTCAGGATGTTCGGCTTACACGGTATGTCTATCATGCCTATGATTATGGCCGGTGGTCTTCCCGGAGGTTGCGCAGTTCCCGGAGTTATGAGTTGCAGAACTCTCAGAAGTCCTAAAGAGCGTATTGCAACTATACTCACAGCACCTTTCATGGTCTGCGGAGCCAAGACTACTGCCTACATATTAATAATCGGTGCTTTCTTCCCTGAAAATCCCACAACAGCGATGTTCGGTCTGGTTGTGCTTTCATGGGCTCTTGCTCTTATTGCTGCAAGATTACTTCGCTGGACAGCTCTTAAAGGTGAATCCACTCCGTTTGTAATGGAACTCCCACCTTATAGAATCCCGACACTCCATGGTGTTGCTGTACATACCTGGGATAGAGTCTGGCAGTATATCAAAAAAGCCGGTACCGTTATTCTTGCTATCTCCATCATCATGTGGGCGCTTATGACTTTCCCTCAGCTGCCTGCAGAACGTGTGGCTCAGTTTGATCAGCAGCGCCAGACTATTGAACAGCAGAGCATGGACTGGACCGGAACCAAAGATGAAATTAATGATAAACTCAGTGAAGCATTAAGCGAAGTGGATTTCGCTGAAAGTCAGGCTACATTGCAGAATTCTTACGCAGGAAAAATAAGCGATGCGATTTCTCCGGTAACAAATCTGGCAGGCTTCCCATGGCAGGCAAATATCTCCTTTATAGGTGCATTTGCAGCGAAAGAAGTATTTGTTTCTACAATGTCTACAGCATACTCACTGGGTGAAGAAGATCCTGAAGAAGCAACTCCGCTTCAGGCCAAGCTGGCAGCTGATCCGGCATGGACTCCGGCAGTTATCTGGTCGGTCATAGTCTTTATGATGGTCTATGTTCCCTGCATGGTCACGGTTGCTGTCATTATAAGAGAAACGAACTGGAAATGGGGAATGTTCTCTGTTTTTGGATCGATGGGATTCGGGTATATTCTCTCCGTTTTAATCTATCAGATCGGAACGGCGCTAGGATATTGA
- the grpE gene encoding nucleotide exchange factor GrpE codes for MSEQKDFKDNETVQEQKESAEQKDSEHFLDEEEIKALCLEHVCSKCDVMGEARDERLRAMAESENLKKRLARETDELKKFATEKVISDLLPVLDNLDLALAHSKNLDQCKDFVTGVEMTRKIFLDALGKHGLEPVGKAGDEFDPNFHEAMGMAQQADIPDNAVAQVMQCGYVLKGRVIRPAKVLVNKLS; via the coding sequence ATGTCTGAACAGAAAGATTTTAAAGATAATGAGACTGTACAGGAGCAGAAAGAGAGCGCGGAACAAAAAGATTCCGAGCACTTTCTGGATGAAGAGGAAATTAAAGCTCTATGCCTTGAGCATGTATGTTCGAAATGTGATGTCATGGGAGAAGCCCGTGATGAAAGACTGCGTGCAATGGCTGAAAGCGAGAATCTGAAAAAGAGACTTGCAAGAGAAACTGACGAGCTTAAAAAATTTGCAACAGAAAAGGTCATTTCAGACCTTCTCCCTGTTCTTGACAATCTGGATCTGGCTCTGGCGCATTCAAAAAATCTTGATCAATGCAAAGATTTTGTTACCGGTGTGGAAATGACCAGAAAAATTTTCCTTGATGCTCTTGGAAAACATGGTCTTGAGCCTGTGGGAAAAGCCGGTGACGAGTTTGATCCCAATTTTCATGAAGCCATGGGAATGGCACAACAGGCAGATATCCCGGATAATGCTGTCGCACAGGTCATGCAGTGTGGATATGTACTTAAAGGACGCGTTATCAGACCGGCTAAAGTTCTGGTGAACAAATTATCATAA
- the clpB gene encoding ATP-dependent chaperone ClpB produces the protein MDPNKFTQKTNEAIGAAQSIAINNGQQQIDAEHLLLALIEQEGGIVSKILEKSGIDPSAYHKAVLEQIKKLPSVSGPGAQPGQVYVTPRLNRAMAEAEKIASRMKDEFISVEHLFLALMNEPSSSGVGRVNSDFNLTKDKVLEAMTSIRGNQRVTNDNPEATYDALKKYGRDLVDEAKKGKLDPVIGRDAEIRRVVRILSRRTKNNPVLIGEAGVGKTAIIEGLAQRIVKQDVPEGLKDKTIFMLDMGALIAGAKYRGEFEERLKAVLKEVQESDGRIIIFIDEIHTIVGAGRTDGAMDAGNLLKPMLARGELHCIGATTTDEYRKHIEKDPALERRFQTVLVEEPTVEDTISILRGLKEKFEVHHGVRISDRAIVEASTLSHRYITDRQLPDKAIDLIDEAAAMIRTEIDSQPYELDKISRQILQAEIEREALRRENDLASRERLAKLEDMLSDYKVKQSELLEQWEREKSSIESVRDLKARIEQTKIEADEAERKLDYNRAAELRYSTLLQLEKQLSEIESEIEGDDGSEVRMLKEEVGPDDVADIISRWTGIPVNRLLEGEKEKLLKLQEILHSRVIGQDNAVRAVSEAVLRARAGLKDPSRPIGSFIFLGPTGVGKTELCKALAESLFDTEDNIVRIDMSEYMEKHAVARLIGAPPGYIGYDEGGQLTEAIRRKPYSVVLFDEIEKAHTDVFNVLLQILDDGRITDSQGRTVDCKNTIIIMTSNLGSDILLDGINKNGDFNPGIEDQVFSVLRGHFRPEFLNRVDETVLFKPLLEDELKQIVDLQLNNLRKRLEDRKMSIDITDKAKSFIAHAAYDPVYGARPLRRFLQTNLETAMAKEIISGSLKEGDTVKIDADENGLVFLS, from the coding sequence ATGGATCCGAATAAATTCACTCAAAAGACCAACGAAGCCATTGGCGCAGCACAATCAATTGCAATAAACAACGGACAGCAGCAGATTGATGCTGAACATCTTCTTCTTGCACTTATCGAGCAGGAAGGGGGTATAGTTTCTAAAATTCTCGAAAAATCAGGAATTGATCCCTCTGCCTATCACAAAGCAGTACTGGAACAGATAAAAAAACTTCCAAGTGTAAGCGGACCGGGAGCCCAGCCAGGTCAGGTCTACGTAACCCCACGGCTAAACAGAGCCATGGCTGAAGCTGAAAAAATCGCCAGCCGTATGAAAGACGAATTTATAAGTGTTGAACATCTTTTTCTCGCACTTATGAACGAGCCTTCAAGCTCTGGTGTAGGCAGGGTCAATAGTGATTTTAACCTTACCAAAGACAAAGTTCTTGAAGCCATGACTTCGATTCGCGGCAATCAGCGTGTTACTAATGATAACCCTGAAGCAACCTATGACGCACTTAAAAAATATGGTCGAGATCTGGTTGATGAAGCTAAAAAAGGTAAGCTTGACCCTGTTATCGGTCGTGATGCCGAAATAAGACGTGTGGTCAGAATTCTTTCAAGAAGAACCAAGAACAACCCTGTCCTTATCGGTGAAGCTGGAGTCGGTAAAACGGCAATAATTGAAGGTCTTGCCCAGCGGATAGTCAAACAGGATGTTCCCGAAGGCCTTAAGGATAAAACAATCTTCATGCTCGATATGGGTGCTCTGATTGCAGGAGCTAAATACCGTGGAGAATTTGAAGAGAGACTCAAGGCCGTTCTCAAAGAAGTTCAGGAATCAGACGGACGAATCATCATCTTTATTGATGAAATCCATACTATCGTCGGAGCCGGACGTACTGATGGTGCCATGGATGCAGGAAACCTGCTTAAGCCAATGCTGGCAAGAGGAGAACTCCATTGTATCGGTGCCACCACAACTGACGAATACAGAAAGCATATTGAAAAAGATCCGGCTCTGGAACGCAGATTCCAGACGGTACTGGTCGAGGAACCGACTGTTGAAGATACTATCTCCATACTCCGCGGCCTTAAAGAAAAATTTGAGGTCCACCATGGAGTAAGGATCAGCGACAGAGCGATTGTCGAGGCTTCGACTCTCTCGCACAGGTACATAACTGATCGTCAGCTCCCTGATAAAGCGATCGACCTTATCGATGAAGCTGCGGCAATGATCAGAACTGAAATAGATTCACAGCCGTACGAACTGGATAAGATCAGCAGACAGATTCTTCAGGCAGAAATAGAACGTGAAGCTTTGAGACGTGAAAATGATCTGGCCTCACGGGAAAGACTGGCAAAACTTGAAGATATGCTCAGTGACTACAAGGTTAAGCAATCCGAACTTCTTGAGCAGTGGGAAAGAGAAAAAAGTTCCATTGAATCAGTACGGGATTTGAAAGCCCGAATTGAGCAGACTAAAATTGAAGCTGACGAAGCCGAGCGTAAGCTCGACTACAACCGTGCGGCTGAACTACGCTACTCCACCCTGCTCCAGCTTGAAAAACAGCTTTCTGAAATTGAAAGTGAAATTGAAGGCGATGATGGTAGTGAAGTCAGAATGTTGAAGGAAGAAGTCGGCCCGGATGATGTTGCCGATATAATTTCCCGCTGGACGGGTATTCCTGTAAACAGACTGCTTGAAGGTGAAAAAGAAAAACTTCTTAAATTGCAGGAAATTCTGCATAGCAGAGTAATTGGACAGGATAATGCTGTCAGAGCTGTTTCCGAAGCTGTCTTGAGGGCAAGAGCAGGATTAAAGGACCCTTCCCGTCCGATAGGTTCATTTATCTTCCTTGGTCCTACAGGAGTCGGTAAAACTGAACTTTGCAAAGCACTTGCGGAGTCACTCTTTGACACTGAAGACAACATTGTCCGCATTGATATGTCCGAATATATGGAAAAACATGCTGTCGCCAGACTTATCGGAGCCCCTCCGGGATACATAGGTTATGATGAAGGCGGTCAGCTGACAGAAGCCATACGCAGAAAACCGTATTCTGTAGTACTTTTCGATGAAATCGAAAAAGCACATACTGACGTTTTCAACGTACTGCTACAGATTCTTGATGACGGAAGAATTACTGATAGTCAGGGCCGGACTGTAGATTGTAAAAACACAATCATAATTATGACGTCCAATCTGGGATCGGATATTCTTCTGGATGGTATCAATAAAAACGGAGATTTCAATCCCGGAATTGAAGATCAGGTATTCTCTGTTCTCAGGGGACACTTCAGACCGGAATTCCTGAACAGGGTTGATGAAACAGTTCTCTTTAAACCTTTGCTGGAAGATGAGCTTAAGCAGATTGTTGACCTTCAGCTCAACAATCTCCGCAAACGTCTTGAAGATCGCAAAATGTCAATTGATATTACCGACAAAGCTAAAAGCTTTATTGCTCATGCTGCTTATGATCCGGTTTATGGAGCACGGCCTCTTCGCCGTTTTCTGCAGACCAACCTTGAAACGGCAATGGCTAAAGAAATTATCAGTGGCAGCCTTAAGGAAGGTGATACTGTTAAAATTGATGCCGATGAAAACGGTCTCGTTTTTCTATCCTGA
- a CDS encoding DnaJ C-terminal domain-containing protein, with amino-acid sequence MSVEYKDYYKLLGVSRSASKEEIAKAFKKLARKHHPDLNPDNPEAETKFKEINEAYEVLKDPKKRKLYDQFGSDWEHGQNFQPPPGYENMNFSGFGGGGAGGFSGGGFSDFFETIFGGGFGGGAQGSRFSGGGFQDQFGGFNQGPRRGSDSETTISLTLEEAYKGGSKSITVQERATGPGGNPMIQSKNLNINVPAGIKDGQKIRLSGQGSPGPNDGPRGDLYLKVRIAPHSIFKVEDNNVVLDLPLAPWEAALGAKIQVPTLDGRIEMNIPAGIGSGKKLRVKGRGLGSGSRKGDQFIRIMIQVPKAEDDKMKELWNKIAETANFNPRKF; translated from the coding sequence ATGAGCGTTGAATATAAAGATTATTACAAACTTCTCGGAGTTTCCAGGTCGGCCTCTAAAGAGGAAATTGCCAAGGCATTTAAAAAACTGGCCCGTAAACACCATCCGGATCTAAACCCGGATAACCCTGAAGCTGAAACCAAATTCAAAGAAATTAATGAAGCTTACGAGGTTCTTAAAGATCCTAAAAAGCGTAAGCTTTATGATCAGTTCGGTTCCGACTGGGAGCATGGTCAGAATTTCCAACCGCCGCCGGGCTATGAGAACATGAATTTTTCAGGTTTCGGTGGAGGTGGAGCCGGAGGATTCTCTGGAGGAGGATTCAGTGACTTCTTCGAAACTATTTTCGGAGGAGGATTCGGAGGTGGAGCTCAGGGTTCAAGATTCTCAGGAGGAGGATTTCAGGACCAGTTCGGCGGCTTCAATCAGGGACCAAGAAGAGGTTCCGACTCTGAAACAACAATTTCACTGACTCTTGAAGAGGCTTACAAAGGTGGATCAAAATCCATCACGGTTCAGGAGAGAGCGACAGGACCCGGTGGAAATCCGATGATCCAGTCCAAAAATCTGAACATTAATGTTCCGGCAGGAATTAAAGATGGACAGAAAATAAGACTTTCAGGTCAGGGTTCTCCGGGACCAAATGACGGACCGCGTGGTGATCTGTACTTAAAAGTAAGAATAGCACCACACTCCATCTTCAAAGTGGAAGATAACAATGTTGTTCTTGATCTGCCGCTGGCACCCTGGGAAGCTGCCCTCGGAGCTAAAATTCAGGTTCCTACCCTTGATGGAAGGATTGAGATGAATATCCCGGCAGGGATTGGAAGTGGCAAAAAGCTCAGAGTAAAGGGCCGCGGCCTCGGAAGTGGAAGCCGTAAGGGAGACCAGTTTATCAGAATAATGATTCAGGTCCCCAAAGCCGAAGACGATAAGATGAAAGAACTCTGGAACAAGATTGCAGAAACAGCAAACTTCAACCCTAGAAAATTCTGA